The genomic segment ACGTTTTGGCTAATTCACGGTGCTCTTTGCCTCGGGTGAAGACGAAGACCTCGCACCCCCAGTAAGTGGCGAGCTGAAGGACGATGTGGGCAGAGGCCCCGAATCCGAAAAGGCCCAACCTCTGACCTTTTTGAATGCCCGAGAGCATCAGATCTCGGTAGCCGATGGCTCCTGCACAGAGGAGGGGCGCGGCCTCCTGGTCGGCGAACCTCTCGGGGATCAAGTAGGCATAATCCTCGTGGACCGTCATGTATTCCGCATAGCCACCGTGGGCGTGACACCCCGTGCCTTTGAAGGCTTCGCAAAGGTTCTCATGCCCTGCTTCGCAAAACGGACAGGTCCCGCAGGAGGAGTAGATCCATGCGATTCCCACCCGATCTCCCAACCGGAATCTACTCGCCTCTGACCCTACGGCCACGACCCTTCCGATGATCTGGTGTCCCGGGATCACGGGGAGCACGGGCCGAAGCCTTCCTTCGATCTCGTCAAGCTCGGTGTGACAGATCCCGCAGACCGAGACGTGGACCAGTATTTCCTTGGGTCCTGGCACGGGATCGGGCAGCTCTTCGAACCTGAGGGGTTCCTTCTCGATGGGTGCGATCTCTCTCAGGACCATCGCCTTCATCTGGATCCCATCCTTTCTGCGACTCGCCCAAACTATAACCCTTGGCCTCTCCCCTTTTCAATCGTTCCGGGAACGAAAGATCGGTCTCTCCCAGGCTTCTTCGAAGAAGAGGTCCATTACCCTCTGGGACGTGGCCTCCT from the Thermodesulfobacteriota bacterium genome contains:
- a CDS encoding zinc-dependent alcohol dehydrogenase family protein; amino-acid sequence: MKAMVLREIAPIEKEPLRFEELPDPVPGPKEILVHVSVCGICHTELDEIEGRLRPVLPVIPGHQIIGRVVAVGSEASRFRLGDRVGIAWIYSSCGTCPFCEAGHENLCEAFKGTGCHAHGGYAEYMTVHEDYAYLIPERFADQEAAPLLCAGAIGYRDLMLSGIQKGQRLGLFGFGASAHIVLQLATYWGCEVFVFTRGKEHRELAKTLGASWIGGPDDLPPRKLHAAIDFTPVGETVPMALQALEKGGRLVLAVIRKRTLIPPLDYAQHLWDEKEVKSVANLTRKDAENFLLLAARIPILPEVQAFEWTEANRALLLLKEGKVRGSGVLRISKGF